CCCGGGACCGGTCCAGGACCGAGAAGTCCGTCCCCGACCGGAACATCACGTTCCAGGGGTGGAAGTCGCCGTGGGCCATGCAGAGCCGGTGGGTCTTCTCCCGAAGACGCCACCTCCAGTCGACGCACCTCTTTTCGATCGCCGCGAGCTCTCCGGGCTTGAGAAAGGCGGGGTCAGCGGGATAGTCGTCGAGGATCCCCATGATGCACTCGCCGTGGCCGACGGTCTCCCGGATCTTCCGGCGGTAGAGGGCGGGGGAGGCCTTCTTCGCAGCGTGGATCTCGGCGAGATAGGTCGAAAGAACCTCGGCCCGTCTCATGTCCAGGTCCGTCGCCCCCTCCTCCTTCACCCGCTCCAGGTCGAAGAAGTACTCCTTCCCCTCGATCGTCTCCATGAGGATGAAGAACTCCTGGGCATCGCCGCAGGAGCTGAGATCCCCATCGGAGCTGAAGTATCCGACATCCATCGACCTGGCGTGCTTCGGGAGGCCTCCGAAGGCGGAGTGCTGCCATAGGAGGACCTGGGCCCGGTCGGAGAAGTGGTCGTGGCCGAACCCCTCCTGGACCCGCATCGTCGAGAGGACCGCAGATCTGGTCTCGCCGCCCGCCCGATACTCCAGAAGGACGGGGCTCCCGTAGCCGAAGCCCTTGACGTCTTCGGTGGTGGGGATCGTCTCTCCGAGGGTCTTCATGCCGACCAGCTCGGCGTCTTCGCCCTCCAGGCTTCTCAGGTAGGCCTCGACCGCCTCTCTCTTCAGGTCCATATCCGTCCCCCTCAGGTCCCCGTCTCCCAGCTGTGGAGGTACTTATCCTGCTCTGGGGTCAGGGACTCGATCTCGATCCCCATCGCCGCGAGCTTCAGGGCGGCGACCCGCTTGTCGATCTCCGATGGGACGGAGTAGACCTTCCTATCGAGTCGTCGGCCGTTCTCGGCGATGTACCGGACGGAGAGGGCCTGGTTTGCGAAGCTCATGTCCATCACCTCCGGCGGGTGGCCGTAGGCGGCGGCGAGGTTTATGAGCCTCCCCTCGGCGAGGAGGTAGATCCTCCTGCCGTCGGCCATTTTGTACTCCAAAACGTTCTCCTGGACCTCGCTCACTCCCGAAGCCATCTCCTCCAGGGCCGGGATGTCGATCTCGACGTTGAAGTGGCCGCTGTTGGCGACGATCGCCTGGTCCTTCATCAGCTCGACGTGCTCTTCCCTGATGACCGAGACGTTCCCGGTGACGGTGACGAATAGATCGCCCAGGGGCGCCGCCGCGGTCATCGACATCACCCGGAAGCCGTCCATCGCCGCCTCCAGGGCCTTCCTCGGTTCCACCTCGACGACGATGACGTTCGCCCCCATCCCCCTCGCCCTTGTGGCAAGGCCGCGGCCGCACCAGCCATAGCCGCCGACGACGACGGTCTTCCCGGCGAAGAGGAAGTTGGTGGCGTTCATGATCCCGTGGATGGTGCTCTGGCCGGTACCGTACCGGTTGTCGAACATCATCTTCGTCTCGGCGTCGTTGACGGCTATCACCGGGTAGAGGAGCTTACCGGCGTCGGCCAGGGCCCGCAGCCGGATAACCCCGGTGGTCGTCTCCTCGCACCCTCCCAGGATCTCGGCGGCCAGATCGGGTCGGTCCCGGTGGATGGTGGCGATGGTGTCGGCGCCGTCGTCGAGGGTTACGTGGGGGCGGATCTCCAGGGCCCGGTTGATGCAGTCGTAGTACTCCTGGTCGTTCTCCCCGTGGAAGGCGTAGACGCGCATACCATCCTCCGCCAGGGCCGCGGCCACGTCGTCCTGGGTGCTGAGGGGGTTGGAGCCCGCCACGGCGATCTCGGCTCCACCGGCCGTGAGGGTCGACAGCAGGTTCGCCGTCTCGACGGTGACGTGGAGGCAGGCGACGACCCTGACCCCCTCGAGGGGGCGCTCGGCGGCGTACTCCTCCCTGATCTTCTGGAGGACGGGCATGTGCCTCCTCGCCCACTCGATCCTCTTTTTGCCCTTCTCGGCCAACTTCGGGTCCTTGATGACGTTCTCCATCAAAATATCACCTTGATCGATCTTGAGCTCTGATTATGGCTTTTGGGATCAGATTCTTTGTATATACTTAAAACCGATCGGTCGGGGCTGTCGGCAACCTCAAGTCTGGGCCATCGACAACTTCAAGTCTGGGCCATCGACAACCTCTATTACTTCGGGATCCAAAAAGCCCCTCATGGACCTGGAGGTCACCCTTCTTGGAACCGGGGTCGGGATCCCCCACTCGGGCCGGGCCCAGGCGGGCCTTGTGATCAGGGCCGAGGAACCTATCTTGTTCGACTGCGGCGCTGGCGCCCTGTTGAGGCTCGCGGAGGCGGGGCTCTCGCCCCTGGAGGTCGACCTCGTCCTCCTCACCCACCTCCACCTCGACCACGTCTCCGACCTCCTCCCCCTGGCCAAGGCCCGGTGGCTAATGGGCGAAAGCGAAATGGAGGTATACGGCCCCGAGGGGACTGCAGGGTGGTTTGAGGCGGTCCGGGGGCTTTACTCTTACCTGAAGGACTTGGACGTATCTTTCACCGTCGTAAATCCCGGAGACGAGTTCTGCCTAAACGGCCTGAGGATCAGGGCACGCGAGGCGGTCCACAGCATTCCAGCCCTCGGATATCGGATCGAATCTGAGACGAAGTCTGTCGTCTACTCGGGGGACACCGAGCCGGTGGAGTCGATAAGGCTCCTTGCCGAAGGCGCGGACCTCCTGGTCCACGAGTGCTCCTTTCCCGAGCCCTTCGTCATCACCAACCACGCAACCCCCCGGCGGCTCGGCCTGACCTTCAAAGGCGCCGGCGTCAAGAGGATAGTCCTCACCCACCTCTACCCCCAGACCGTCGGCTTCGAGGAGGCGATGGTCCGGGACGTCCTGGAGGGCGTCGGCCCCGGCGTCGAGGTTGAGATCGGGCGGGATCTGCAGAGAATATCAATTTAGTTTTTGAGCGGAGAAGAGATGATCTTCCTCTAGGCCACGAACTTCTGGTAGCACTCCTCGCAGACGATCTTGCCTGCCGCCGTCCGCCCTCGGACCTCCATGAAGGCCTCGCCGCACTCCTGGCACTCGAGGGAGGGGTGGATTCGGGCCTTCGGCGGCGCGGGGATATCGACCTGTCGGACCACCAACAGATCCTCGTCGGGGGCGGTGAGGATGTAGTTTGTAGCCTCCTCCCGGAGCTTCAGGAACCTCTCCCTCTCCTCGGGGGTCATCTCCCCTGCGAAGAACCTCTTCATGGCGGTGGGATCGGTCCGGGGGAGGACGTTTTTGACGTAGATCCGAATCGCCTTATTGTGGTCTCGCGAGTAGAAGGTGTAGACGTGCTTTCCGTGGTCCTTGAAGATGAAGTTCCCCTTCCCGAAGGTGCAGCCGAGGAGAGACTGGATGGCGTCGACGCTGCATGAGCTGTTCTCGACGATCGCCACCAGCTCCTCGTCCTCGGACCTTTTGTAATGGTTCTTGACGTACCTGGCCACCCGGTAGCCTATGGCGATGCCAGGGCAGGTATGGCCGTGAAACTTGACCACTTCGTTGAAATCCTCTTCCATCTCGTCACCTTGTTCCGAATTTATCGGATCGGGTTATGATCTGATACTAAATAAACCGTATCGTTTCAAATTCTGATAAGCGTCCTTCCGAGGGCCTGGCGGAGCGGGGTGGGGGGGCTTCCGGGTCAGAGGACGGATTTATTCCCCAGGAGGAGGATTGCCGCCGGAATGGGCATGGAACTGACCAATCTGAGAAGGAGTTTGGGAGGCGCCGAGCCGCAAGTCGCCGGTCTTTTATCCGACGCTCCCATCACGGAGACTGCCGACCTTCCTGGTCTTCTGCTCGCGCCTCGATAATAACTACCACCCCATTCTATTTATTTTTTATGCAGGAGGCGTCCGGCAGAAGCTGTCCGGGCCGGAGGGGGTCAGGTCATCAGTTATTTTAAGCTTGAGGGGGAAGTCGCCTCCATGGAGTTTGCTTTGGAGATCGTCAAGGCCGATAAGTTCAGGCAGATCTACGCCGTGGGGGCGATGGGAGGCCACAGCCCCTACGACTTCAGGATGGCCTTCTACAACGACTCGCCGAAGGCCGTAGTCCAGGACGGAAAGCAGGTGAGCGTCATGGAGAGGAGGGTGGAGACGGAGCTGATCCTCTCTCCCCTCGCCGCAAAGGAGCTCGCCGACTGGCTGAATAACCACATAAAAGAGTACGAGCGGCAGTTCGGCGAGATAAAAAAGCCGGGGGGGAGGAAGGCCGGACCGGAAGAGTCCGCTCCCATCCAGGGCTACATGTGAGGCGGGTCTCATGAGATCAAAGGAGAAGATCCTCGTCCACAAGGGGATGGATCGGGTGAAGAGGAACGAGTTCGAGGAGGCCATCGGCTTCTTCGACCAGGTCCTGGAGATGAACCCCGAGAACGCCGACGCCTGGAACAACAAGGGCGTCGCCCTCTTCCAGCTGGGACGGCCAGAGGAGGCCCTCGCCGCCTACGACCGGGCCCACCAGGCCGACCCTGAAAGCCGCGAGCCCCTCAGGAACCGGGCCTTCGTCCTCCGGACGATGGGGCGGTTCGAGGAGGCCCTCGAAGTATACGAGGGGATCATCACCGAAGAGCCGGAGGCCTCCGACTTCCGGAACCTCGCCACCGTCCTGGTGGGGATGGGCCTCCTGGAGGAGGCCCTGGGAGCCCTGATGGAGGCGGCGAATATCGAGCCGTCGATCTCCATCGAGAGGGAGATCGAGGCCCTGAGGCGGGTGATGATGGAGGTGGCGATCCGGGCGGAGTTCGGCGGCGTCCTTCCGGGGGAGGGAGGCGGGGCGGAGCGGCCCGGCGAAGGATGATATAGGATCGGTGTTACATACAAATAAATCTCCGAAGAAAGGGGGGTTCTAGGTTGAAAGGTTTCGTCATGATCAACGCAGAGCCGGGGTCCGAGAAGGCGGTATACGACGCCCTCACCGCGATCCGGGGTGTCCGGGAGGTGGTCCCGGTCTACGGGGAGACGGACTTCATCGCCATAGCCGACGTGGAGGGGATCGCCGACCTGAATATGATAGTCCTCAAGGTCCGGGAGATCCACGGCGTCACCTCCACCGAGACGATCCTGGGGATGGAGCTGAAGTTTTAGCTCCCCCCGCAGGCGAGGCCGCCCTCAGGATCGGTCAGCGGGGGGGCTGGCCCGAGAGGAGAAAGCCTTCGGCGGCTGAGATCTCTTTTCCCTCCCCCGGTCCGTCCCCTAACCCGCTTCTTTTATCGTGGCCAGGAGCTCGCTTCCGCCCGCCCCATCTCTTGCGGCACCCCTGGGAAGGGCCCCTCGCCCCCCATACGATCCTGGGCATCCGGCCGGGATGGGCACGGCGAGGAATGGCGGAGGGCATCCGCCGAGCATATCGATGGGGATCGATAAGACTGGGACGATGATGGGAGGGGCGAGATCTTCGCGGGGGTGAAAAAACTCGGCGATTCTCCGTCTTTACATCGGATTCAGATGAAGGCTACATAAACATGAAATTTAAATATCGATGCCGGTATAGATGCTGACATAGCAGTATCGAATCTAAGGGGAGATGAGGTATATGAAGCGAAGCAGAGTTCCCAAATTGGTGCTGATCTTCGTCCTGCTTTCTTTGATGACAGCATCGATCTGCATTGCCGCCCCGGGCGGGCATCCGCCGGGGCAGAAACATAAGGATGGGACCCACCCGCCGGGATACCACCCGCCGTATTCCCACCCACCGGCGTACCACCCGCCAGCGTATAGCCAGCCGGTCTACTACTATTACACCAGGCCTTACGTAACCTCCTGGAATTACGTGGTCTCTTGGAGCTACTGGAGGCCGTGGGGTTACAGCTGGCCCTGGGGATCCTACTGGTACTGGTGATCTCTGAAGGGCCATCCCGGGGATCGGCAGGGACAAAACCCCTCTTCCGACGGGAGATTAAAGCTGGGGGTAGGGGGCTCGCCCCCGCCGCCCCATCCTTTTTATCGAAGGTCTTTACGCCACCGGCCCCGAAAGGAAGATAAATTCATATCTTTTGAACGCATCAACTCCTCGGGGAGGAACTTCCTCCTTTACTGGATCAGCATTATCCGAGGGATATAAAAGGGGATGCAGCGGGGATGAATAGGATCATATTCTCTATAGTCCTCATCATGGCTTTGATGGGGTGTGTCTCAGCCATCGGAGGAGATGGCGGCGTTGGGATGCGGCCGGGAGAGGCCGCGGCCGAAGAGCGGTTCGAGCGAGGTTTGGGAGGCCCGTGGGTGGGGGGCGATCCCTGGCCGAGGGGCGATCTGTCGACCGGGCAGTCATTCGGCCATAGCCATCCGAAGTTCTACTCGATCTTCAGGCCGGGGTTCCCCTTTTCGGGATACCACTACTGGGGCGGGGTTCACATCCGGCCCTTCCGGGTCTGCCACCCGTTCAGCGACTGCGACTGCCAGTTCTATTATCCTCGAAACTACTACTCAGGATGGGTATTCCAGGGTTAACTCCCTCGAAGGCGATCTATGATCGGACCGCCTCAAATTCTTTTTGCTTCTGGTGAGCCGAAACCGATATGACCGGAGAGGTCCCATCAGCCTCGGATAGCCCATGGCCAAGATCTCACCTCTGATGGATCAGTACTTCGGGATGAAGGAGGAGTGCGGCGACGCCCTCCTCCTCTTCCGGATGGGCGACTTCTACGAGACCTTCGGCCCCGACGCCGAGATAGCGGCCCGGGTCCTCAACATCACCCTCACCTCCCGGCAGAAGGACAAGGAGGGAAACCGGATCCCCCTCGCCGGGATCCCCCACCACGCCCTCGACGCCTACCTCCCCAAGCTCGTCGCCGCCGGCTACAAGGTCGCCATCTGCGAGCAGGTGGAGGACCCCAGGAAGGCGAAGGGGCTCGTCAAAAGGGAGATCATAAGGGTGATCACCCCCGGGACGATCCTTGAGCCCTCGATGCTGGAGGAGGGGTCGAACAACTACCTGGCATCGATCGTCGAGGACGACGGCAAGATCGGCCTCTCCCTCCTGGACGTCTCCACCGGGGAGTTCCTGGCGACGGAGCTTCTGGCCACCGGCGGAAAGCTCTCAACGGAGCTTGCGAAGTTTCGGCCCGCCGAGTGCCTCATCCCCCGGTCCGCCGAATCCCTCGTCGGCGATGGAGAGGGGATGATGGTGCAGAGGCTTGATGACGCCGACTTCGCCCTCGTCGGAGCAAGGGCCCGCCTCGCCGACCACTTCGGCGGAGAGAGGGTGGAGAGATGGGGCCTCCCGGCCCACCCCGCGGCGGCGAGGGCCTGCGGTGCCGTCCTCACCTACCTCCAGTCGGCCCGCCTCCCGGCCCTGGACCACATCGCAGAGGTGAGGCTCTACTCGCCGGAGGATTTCATGGTCCTCGACGAGACGACCTTGCGGAACCTGGAGATATTCAGGAACATCCGCGACCGTTCCAAACGGGGGACCCTCGTCGATTTTCTGGACGAGACCACCACCCCCGGAGGGTCGAGGACCCTCCGGAAGTGGCTTCAGATGCCCCTTTTATCCCATGAAGATATAGAGCGCCGCCTCGACGCCGTCGAGGAGCTGGTCGGCGACCCCCTCTTGAGGGCGGACCTCCGGGAGGCGCTGAGGGGTGGAGGCGACCTGGAGCGGGTCGTCGGCCGGACCTCCTGCGGCACCGCCTCCCCGAAGGACCTGAGAGCCCTCAAGGGGTCCATCGAGGGGCTCCCCCGGATCGTCGCTATCCTGACGGCGGCGAGGTCGGAGGAGCTCGTCCGCCTCCGGGAGAGGCTCGAGATCGGCCCCCTGGGGGAGGTGGCGGACCTGATCGGGAGGGCCATCGCCGACGACCCCCCCTCGGCGATCCGGGAGGGGGGGATCATCCGGGACGGTTACGACCCCGAGCTGGACGGCTTGCGGTCCCTCCTGCGGGAGGGGCGGGGCTGGATCGCCAGGATGGAGCGGCAGGAGCGGGACCGGACGGGGATAAAGTCCCTCCGGGTCGGGTACAACAACGTCTTCGGCTACTACATCGAGGTGACGAAGGCAAACCTCTCGGCGGTGCCACCGGAGTACATCAGAAAGCAGACCCTGGCGGGGGGGGAGCGGTTCATAACCCCCGAGCTGAAGGAGATGGAGTCCCGGGTCCTCTCCGCCCAGGAGAGGTCGGCGTCCCTGGAGGAGGAGATCTTCATCTCGGTGAGGAGGGAGGCGGCGGCAAAGTCCCGGGAGATCCTGGAGAGGGGCGAGGCTTTGGGCGAGTTGGACGTCCTCGTCACCCTGGCGGCCGTGGCCGCCGACGGGGAGTTCGTGAGGCCCCAGCTGAACGACCGGGGGGAGATCTCCATGAGGGCCTCCCGCCATCCGATCCTGGAGAGGGCGATGCGGGGGGGCTTCGTCGCCAACGACGTCGACCTCGACGGGAGATCCAACCGCGTCATCATCCTGACGGGCCCCAACATGGCCGGGAAGTCGACCTACATGCGGCAGATCGCCCTCGCCATCATCCTCGCCCAGATCGGGTCCTTCGTCCCCGCCGCCTTCGCTTCCATCTCTCCGGTCGACAGGATCTTCACCCGGGTCGGGGCCTACGACGACCTCTCGGCGGGGCAGAGCACCTTCATGATCGAGATGACGGAGCTGGCGAAGATCCTCAGCTCTGCCACCTCCAAGAGCCTCATCCTCCTCGACGAGATCGGTCGAGGGACGAGCACCTTCGACGGCCTCGCCATCGCCTGGTCCGTCACCGAGCACATCCACAACCGGGTCCGGGGAAAGGCGGTCTTCGCTACCCACTACCACCAGCTCACCCAGCTCGCGGGAGTCCTCCCCGGCGTCAAGAACTACAACATGGCCGTCAAGGAGGAGGGGGAGACCGTCCTCTTCCTCCGGACCGTCGTCCCCGGAGCCACCGATCGGAGCTACGGGATCCACGTCGCAAAGCTCGCCGGGGTCCCCGAGGCGGTGGTGGCCAGGGCCAAGGAGATCCTCCGGGAGATCGAGGGGGAGGCGGTGATCGAGCCCCTGGCCGGGGGCCCCCGCCGGCGAAGGGGCGGCCCCAAGTACACCCAGCTGATCTTCTTCCAGGAGCCCAAGCCTCGGGCCGAAGGGGAGGACGGACCGGGCTTCATGGGGGAGGGTCACGCCCCCACCGACGGGGGGGGGGTCGAGATCCTGAAGGAGATGAGGGATCTGGACGTCAACGGCCTCACACCCCTCGAGGCGATAAACAAGCTATCAGAGTACCAGAGGAGGCTCCTGGAGGATTCAGATGGCGAGAATTAAGCTCCTCGACCAGGACGCCATAAACAAGATCGCCGCCGGAGAGGTGATCGAGAGGCCCGCCTCCGTCGTCAAGGAGCTCGTCGAGAACTCCATCGACGCGGGGGCGACGAGGATCCTGGTGGAGGTGGAGGAGGGGGGGAAGGGGCTGATCCGGGTCACCGACGACGGCTGCGGGATGGACCGGGAGGACGCGGCTCTGGCTATCGAGAGGCACGCCACCAGCAAGATCTCGGGTCCGGGGGACCTGGAGCGGATAGCCAGCCTGGGGTTTCGGGGGGAGGCCCTCTCCAGCATTGCCAGCGTCGCTGAGGCCCTCGAGCTGGTGACGAAGGTGAGGTCCGGCGGGATCGACGCCGTCGGGACGAGGTTGAGGGTCGAGGGCGGCAGGGTCGTCGACCTCCGGGAGGTGGGGGCCCCCGCCGGGAC
The sequence above is drawn from the Methanothrix harundinacea 6Ac genome and encodes:
- a CDS encoding phosphotransferase family protein codes for the protein MDLKREAVEAYLRSLEGEDAELVGMKTLGETIPTTEDVKGFGYGSPVLLEYRAGGETRSAVLSTMRVQEGFGHDHFSDRAQVLLWQHSAFGGLPKHARSMDVGYFSSDGDLSSCGDAQEFFILMETIEGKEYFFDLERVKEEGATDLDMRRAEVLSTYLAEIHAAKKASPALYRRKIRETVGHGECIMGILDDYPADPAFLKPGELAAIEKRCVDWRWRLREKTHRLCMAHGDFHPWNVMFRSGTDFSVLDRSRGEWGEAADDVTAMTTNYIFYSVQKSLRLEGGLAALFELFFENYLDKTGDEELLSVIAPFFAFRMVVVASPTWYPLLTGDVRRALFNFLENVLDAEEFDYKRVNRYLEAPRI
- a CDS encoding adenosylhomocysteinase — translated: MENVIKDPKLAEKGKKRIEWARRHMPVLQKIREEYAAERPLEGVRVVACLHVTVETANLLSTLTAGGAEIAVAGSNPLSTQDDVAAALAEDGMRVYAFHGENDQEYYDCINRALEIRPHVTLDDGADTIATIHRDRPDLAAEILGGCEETTTGVIRLRALADAGKLLYPVIAVNDAETKMMFDNRYGTGQSTIHGIMNATNFLFAGKTVVVGGYGWCGRGLATRARGMGANVIVVEVEPRKALEAAMDGFRVMSMTAAAPLGDLFVTVTGNVSVIREEHVELMKDQAIVANSGHFNVEIDIPALEEMASGVSEVQENVLEYKMADGRRIYLLAEGRLINLAAAYGHPPEVMDMSFANQALSVRYIAENGRRLDRKVYSVPSEIDKRVAALKLAAMGIEIESLTPEQDKYLHSWETGT
- a CDS encoding MBL fold metallo-hydrolase, with translation MDLEVTLLGTGVGIPHSGRAQAGLVIRAEEPILFDCGAGALLRLAEAGLSPLEVDLVLLTHLHLDHVSDLLPLAKARWLMGESEMEVYGPEGTAGWFEAVRGLYSYLKDLDVSFTVVNPGDEFCLNGLRIRAREAVHSIPALGYRIESETKSVVYSGDTEPVESIRLLAEGADLLVHECSFPEPFVITNHATPRRLGLTFKGAGVKRIVLTHLYPQTVGFEEAMVRDVLEGVGPGVEVEIGRDLQRISI
- a CDS encoding FmdE family protein, with the translated sequence MEEDFNEVVKFHGHTCPGIAIGYRVARYVKNHYKRSEDEELVAIVENSSCSVDAIQSLLGCTFGKGNFIFKDHGKHVYTFYSRDHNKAIRIYVKNVLPRTDPTAMKRFFAGEMTPEERERFLKLREEATNYILTAPDEDLLVVRQVDIPAPPKARIHPSLECQECGEAFMEVRGRTAAGKIVCEECYQKFVA
- a CDS encoding DUF3467 domain-containing protein produces the protein MEFALEIVKADKFRQIYAVGAMGGHSPYDFRMAFYNDSPKAVVQDGKQVSVMERRVETELILSPLAAKELADWLNNHIKEYERQFGEIKKPGGRKAGPEESAPIQGYM
- a CDS encoding tetratricopeptide repeat protein codes for the protein MRSKEKILVHKGMDRVKRNEFEEAIGFFDQVLEMNPENADAWNNKGVALFQLGRPEEALAAYDRAHQADPESREPLRNRAFVLRTMGRFEEALEVYEGIITEEPEASDFRNLATVLVGMGLLEEALGALMEAANIEPSISIEREIEALRRVMMEVAIRAEFGGVLPGEGGGAERPGEG
- a CDS encoding Lrp/AsnC ligand binding domain-containing protein; amino-acid sequence: MKGFVMINAEPGSEKAVYDALTAIRGVREVVPVYGETDFIAIADVEGIADLNMIVLKVREIHGVTSTETILGMELKF
- the mutS gene encoding DNA mismatch repair protein MutS, which translates into the protein MAKISPLMDQYFGMKEECGDALLLFRMGDFYETFGPDAEIAARVLNITLTSRQKDKEGNRIPLAGIPHHALDAYLPKLVAAGYKVAICEQVEDPRKAKGLVKREIIRVITPGTILEPSMLEEGSNNYLASIVEDDGKIGLSLLDVSTGEFLATELLATGGKLSTELAKFRPAECLIPRSAESLVGDGEGMMVQRLDDADFALVGARARLADHFGGERVERWGLPAHPAAARACGAVLTYLQSARLPALDHIAEVRLYSPEDFMVLDETTLRNLEIFRNIRDRSKRGTLVDFLDETTTPGGSRTLRKWLQMPLLSHEDIERRLDAVEELVGDPLLRADLREALRGGGDLERVVGRTSCGTASPKDLRALKGSIEGLPRIVAILTAARSEELVRLRERLEIGPLGEVADLIGRAIADDPPSAIREGGIIRDGYDPELDGLRSLLREGRGWIARMERQERDRTGIKSLRVGYNNVFGYYIEVTKANLSAVPPEYIRKQTLAGGERFITPELKEMESRVLSAQERSASLEEEIFISVRREAAAKSREILERGEALGELDVLVTLAAVAADGEFVRPQLNDRGEISMRASRHPILERAMRGGFVANDVDLDGRSNRVIILTGPNMAGKSTYMRQIALAIILAQIGSFVPAAFASISPVDRIFTRVGAYDDLSAGQSTFMIEMTELAKILSSATSKSLILLDEIGRGTSTFDGLAIAWSVTEHIHNRVRGKAVFATHYHQLTQLAGVLPGVKNYNMAVKEEGETVLFLRTVVPGATDRSYGIHVAKLAGVPEAVVARAKEILREIEGEAVIEPLAGGPRRRRGGPKYTQLIFFQEPKPRAEGEDGPGFMGEGHAPTDGGGVEILKEMRDLDVNGLTPLEAINKLSEYQRRLLEDSDGEN